A DNA window from Flavisolibacter ginsenosidimutans contains the following coding sequences:
- a CDS encoding glycoside hydrolase family 127 protein, with amino-acid sequence MFLARIKQRPILAVNKIVWTLLCAVPLFSQAQKPVSVSQRDELKVLPAGAVKIGGHVGEKIDQCINNRILVQTTNDLIELFQKKTLDPGGYRGEFIGKWATAAALSYRYQPSSLLAAKMSGAMNDLINSNASGYITTYKTADELKVWDIWIQKYVLLGLLAQYDATGNEQYLQAAKRTTDYLLNLTGPGKLSLEEYGPPFHKGGVNYSILEPMALLYERTGEKKYLDYAEYIVASWSKPSKYTPAGVRLIENAEAGLPLVDYEVKHAYTLMSDFEGLCELYRVTGKKRYLDASVKLAKAIKKYELTIVGTVSNHEMWYNGAWAQTEIQERPNETCATATWMKLCFQLLRLTGDSKWADEMETSLYNGLLGAMMPQGEWWSYDSPLYGERTPSRVQGNNLSCCVSSGPRALLLTPEWAAMQSGNGALVFNFYGADTTTYTTKSGQQITVLQKTDYPAGNEIRFTIQSASPSTFPLQLRIPEWSKQTVLKVNGVVVSVKAGTYTTLQRTWKNGDEVTLQLDMRGRIVHAPGSFQQAVVRGPVVLALDSRLVPEQDSAIWLLGDPHVYQEFPGQPKYKYILPNKDFASQTEDVYIDLKPVTAQDKNIWLAFEVSFVVRPVFHIHSEKKIVLCDFSSAGNQWSETNLYRTWLPQPLYMNNMYARNTWKFSLYAAKVRPTVPKYIQVAMNEKNKINSSK; translated from the coding sequence ATGTTTCTTGCACGCATCAAACAACGGCCCATTCTAGCCGTTAATAAAATTGTTTGGACGTTACTGTGTGCTGTTCCGCTTTTTTCGCAGGCTCAAAAACCAGTGAGTGTTTCGCAACGTGATGAGTTGAAAGTTTTGCCGGCAGGTGCCGTAAAAATCGGTGGACATGTTGGCGAAAAAATTGACCAATGCATTAACAACCGCATATTGGTTCAAACCACCAACGACCTCATTGAACTTTTTCAAAAAAAGACACTCGATCCGGGTGGCTACCGCGGTGAATTCATCGGCAAGTGGGCCACCGCCGCGGCTTTGTCGTATCGTTACCAGCCCAGTTCTCTTCTAGCTGCTAAAATGAGCGGGGCGATGAATGACCTGATCAACAGCAATGCGAGTGGTTACATCACCACCTACAAAACGGCTGATGAATTAAAGGTGTGGGATATCTGGATTCAGAAATATGTTTTGCTTGGCCTGCTGGCGCAATACGATGCCACGGGAAACGAACAATATTTGCAAGCTGCTAAACGCACTACGGATTATTTATTGAACCTCACCGGTCCTGGCAAATTAAGTTTGGAAGAATACGGCCCGCCCTTTCACAAAGGCGGCGTCAATTATTCCATTCTTGAACCCATGGCACTTCTATACGAACGAACCGGCGAAAAAAAGTACCTCGATTATGCCGAATACATTGTAGCATCCTGGAGTAAGCCTAGCAAATACACGCCGGCCGGTGTTCGATTGATTGAAAACGCCGAAGCCGGGTTGCCGCTGGTTGATTACGAAGTGAAACACGCTTACACATTGATGTCGGATTTTGAAGGCTTGTGCGAATTGTACCGCGTCACCGGCAAAAAGCGTTATCTCGATGCCTCTGTAAAATTGGCAAAAGCCATTAAAAAATACGAACTGACAATTGTTGGTACTGTTTCCAATCACGAAATGTGGTACAACGGCGCCTGGGCGCAAACAGAGATTCAGGAACGTCCGAACGAAACCTGCGCCACCGCCACCTGGATGAAGCTTTGCTTTCAACTCTTGCGGCTTACCGGCGATTCAAAATGGGCCGATGAAATGGAAACATCTTTGTACAACGGATTGCTTGGCGCCATGATGCCGCAGGGCGAATGGTGGTCTTACGACTCGCCGTTGTACGGTGAGCGAACACCAAGCCGCGTGCAGGGGAATAACCTAAGCTGCTGCGTATCCAGCGGGCCAAGAGCTTTATTGCTTACGCCGGAATGGGCCGCGATGCAATCGGGCAATGGTGCGCTTGTTTTCAATTTTTACGGCGCAGACACTACAACATACACAACAAAGTCAGGGCAACAAATAACAGTGTTGCAAAAAACCGATTATCCCGCAGGCAACGAAATTCGTTTCACTATTCAATCTGCTTCACCTTCAACATTTCCTTTGCAATTGCGCATTCCCGAATGGAGTAAGCAAACCGTATTAAAGGTGAACGGTGTGGTTGTGTCCGTGAAAGCCGGAACATACACTACGTTACAGCGCACATGGAAAAATGGTGACGAAGTAACACTCCAACTTGACATGCGCGGACGCATCGTTCATGCGCCGGGAAGCTTTCAACAAGCGGTTGTTCGCGGGCCCGTAGTATTGGCGTTGGACAGCCGCCTTGTGCCCGAACAGGATTCGGCGATTTGGTTGCTGGGCGACCCGCATGTGTACCAGGAATTTCCTGGCCAACCGAAATACAAATACATTCTTCCGAACAAGGATTTTGCTTCGCAAACTGAAGACGTTTACATTGACCTGAAGCCGGTGACTGCACAAGATAAAAACATCTGGCTGGCCTTTGAAGTATCGTTTGTGGTGCGGCCGGTATTTCACATCCACAGTGAAAAGAAGATTGTGCTTTGCGATTTTTCGTCGGCGGGAAATCAGTGGAGCGAAACAAATCTTTACCGAACCTGGTTGCCGCAACCGCTTTACATGAACAACATGTATGCTCGCAACACCTGGAAATTTTCACTTTATGCCGCGAAAGTAAGACCCACGGTTCCGAAATACATTCAGGTGGCCATGAACGAAAAAAACAAAATCAATTCTTCCAAATGA
- a CDS encoding glycoside hydrolase family 32 protein yields MNKFTTGYFFLSLLFLSCASSKPTQDNAAIDVQKIWDAGNHNAFTDLIRYNNAFYCTFREGSAHVQGWDGKARVIKSTDGKNWSSVALFSIAARDIRDPKISITPDNRLMILMDVEANDKGKVTSRKPYVSFAGTDDKFSEPKESEVDKSIASWSDWVWRVAWYNGTGYSVNYQPNGFYLLKTTDGSRFEKVTKLDVTGYPNESTIRFDKNGKAYFLIRREAEDKKGLLAVSDPPYQNWTYHYLDQRLGGPNFIFLDDKTLVIGSRLYPSEEIAGEGNKRHQSAVFVTDLNGKIKKTIVLPSGGDTSYPGMVVYDNMLWYSYYSSHEGKTSIYFAKIPLKQLK; encoded by the coding sequence ATGAACAAGTTTACGACTGGCTATTTTTTTCTTTCGCTTCTTTTTTTGAGCTGTGCTTCTTCCAAACCAACGCAGGACAATGCGGCAATAGACGTGCAAAAAATTTGGGATGCAGGCAATCACAATGCGTTCACGGATTTGATTCGTTACAACAACGCATTTTATTGCACCTTTCGCGAAGGATCGGCACACGTGCAAGGCTGGGATGGCAAGGCCCGCGTCATTAAATCAACCGATGGAAAGAATTGGTCAAGCGTGGCGCTTTTTTCGATTGCGGCCCGTGACATCCGCGACCCAAAAATTTCGATTACACCTGACAACCGGCTGATGATTTTAATGGATGTGGAAGCCAACGACAAAGGGAAAGTTACCTCCCGCAAACCTTATGTGTCTTTTGCTGGTACCGATGATAAATTTTCAGAGCCAAAAGAATCTGAAGTGGACAAGTCTATTGCATCGTGGAGCGATTGGGTTTGGCGGGTAGCCTGGTACAACGGAACCGGTTATTCAGTGAATTATCAACCCAACGGATTTTATCTTTTAAAAACAACCGATGGCAGCCGCTTTGAAAAAGTAACAAAGCTTGATGTAACCGGATATCCGAATGAATCTACCATTCGGTTCGATAAAAACGGGAAAGCTTATTTTCTCATTCGCCGCGAAGCGGAAGATAAAAAGGGCCTGTTGGCAGTCAGCGATCCGCCTTATCAAAACTGGACGTATCATTACCTCGACCAACGTCTTGGCGGACCAAATTTTATTTTCCTCGATGATAAAACGCTTGTTATTGGTTCGCGTTTGTACCCTTCAGAAGAAATAGCGGGTGAAGGTAACAAGCGCCATCAATCAGCCGTGTTTGTAACAGACCTGAACGGTAAAATTAAGAAGACGATTGTTTTACCCAGCGGCGGCGATACCAGCTATCCCGGAATGGTTGTTTACGACAACATGCTCTGGTATTCTTATTACTCGTCGCACGAAGGAAAGACATCTATTTACTTTGCTAAAATCCCATTGAAGCAATTAAAATAA
- a CDS encoding alpha-galactosidase — protein sequence MQQQFFVRKRTGFIRVQFLFSLLCFLIFNHAFSQSDSAIRRLSNPDGWLIQTKSSVYQLTITANKKLLPVFYGPSEEAAFTSRNAGWYERVEEVPVRGGLANKSTALEVVFADGVRDADLQYVSGEVVQNNGRSTLKIVQTDKIYPLQITTYIRVLPEYDVLEKWMEVGNTAKKGNIKIEKLLSGGFALPANEYTLTQWSGTDLNEFQHYESLLTPGVKLIENRAFKSNPNAPWFAVQPKASAGEKNSPTWFGSLHYSGNWQLVFDKAFANGLQVLGGMNFWDTEWNLKPGMKLETPKLTIGFTPHGADGASQCLAAYVRHDVLPPSHRNVLRPVLYNSWEATYYSVSEQNQLELAQKAKELGAELFVIDDGWFRGRTDGRSQSGLGNWDVDKNKFPNGLTPVIKKVHELGMQFGLWVEPENVNPNSDVAKAHPDWIFQVPGRTGNVNRKILNLANEAVYQHLLETFTRLLKENEIDFIKWDQNNALSEPGWSGASTELQREARIRHITNVYRLVEELRRRFPKVLFESCSGGGGRVDLGMLSRMDQTWLSDNTDPVDRLYIQYGFLEAMPANAMVSWVTSTTRHQPVSLDYRFDVSMSGVLGIGSDIRKMTPADVDIARKKIALYKEIRPLVQQGILHKLVSPFESNRCALQYNSDDSKQAVLFCYNMAEYLNGSQPSDRGSKTLKLEGLNPAKKYRLQKAGDSTDKGTVYPGDFLMNIGLAWPVKNAYQSLIFTLKQID from the coding sequence ATGCAGCAACAATTTTTCGTAAGAAAGAGAACAGGTTTTATCCGTGTGCAATTTCTTTTCTCGCTTCTTTGTTTTCTCATTTTCAACCATGCATTTTCACAAAGCGATAGTGCGATCCGAAGGCTGAGCAATCCTGACGGTTGGTTGATTCAAACAAAAAGTTCAGTTTACCAGTTAACCATAACTGCCAATAAAAAACTGCTTCCTGTTTTTTACGGCCCTTCAGAAGAAGCCGCTTTTACCTCTCGAAATGCTGGTTGGTACGAAAGGGTAGAAGAAGTGCCGGTGCGTGGCGGACTGGCCAACAAATCAACGGCATTGGAAGTCGTGTTTGCCGACGGCGTTCGTGATGCCGATCTGCAATACGTGAGCGGCGAAGTGGTGCAGAACAATGGAAGGTCCACGCTAAAGATCGTGCAAACGGATAAAATTTATCCTTTACAAATAACGACCTACATCCGTGTATTACCTGAATATGATGTGTTGGAAAAATGGATGGAAGTAGGCAACACGGCAAAGAAGGGCAACATCAAAATAGAGAAATTATTGTCCGGTGGTTTTGCCCTCCCTGCCAATGAGTATACCCTCACGCAATGGTCCGGCACAGACCTGAACGAGTTTCAGCATTACGAATCGCTATTGACGCCAGGTGTAAAACTGATTGAAAACAGGGCCTTTAAATCCAATCCCAACGCACCCTGGTTTGCCGTGCAGCCGAAGGCATCAGCCGGAGAAAAAAACTCACCGACATGGTTTGGCTCCTTGCATTACAGCGGCAATTGGCAACTGGTCTTCGACAAGGCTTTTGCAAACGGTTTGCAGGTGCTTGGCGGAATGAATTTTTGGGATACGGAATGGAACCTGAAGCCTGGAATGAAACTGGAAACACCGAAGCTGACCATTGGTTTTACGCCGCACGGCGCCGATGGCGCTTCGCAATGTTTAGCGGCTTATGTTCGCCATGACGTATTGCCTCCATCACATCGCAATGTTTTGCGGCCGGTGTTGTACAACAGTTGGGAAGCCACGTATTACAGCGTGAGCGAACAGAATCAACTGGAGCTGGCACAAAAAGCAAAAGAACTCGGCGCAGAACTTTTCGTTATCGACGACGGCTGGTTTCGCGGCCGCACCGATGGCCGTTCGCAAAGCGGTTTGGGCAACTGGGACGTGGACAAAAACAAGTTTCCAAATGGACTTACTCCGGTGATCAAAAAGGTTCACGAACTGGGCATGCAATTCGGCCTTTGGGTGGAACCGGAAAACGTGAATCCAAACAGCGATGTGGCAAAAGCGCACCCCGATTGGATATTTCAAGTGCCTGGACGCACCGGAAACGTGAACCGTAAAATATTGAATCTAGCCAACGAGGCCGTGTACCAGCATTTGCTGGAAACCTTTACGCGGCTATTGAAAGAAAATGAAATTGATTTCATCAAATGGGATCAAAACAACGCATTGTCGGAGCCGGGATGGAGCGGCGCTTCAACTGAATTGCAACGCGAAGCAAGGATACGTCACATAACCAACGTTTATCGTTTGGTGGAAGAATTGCGGAGGCGTTTTCCAAAAGTTTTGTTTGAGTCCTGCTCCGGCGGCGGAGGTCGTGTGGACCTGGGTATGCTTTCAAGAATGGATCAGACCTGGTTAAGCGACAATACCGACCCGGTTGACCGTCTTTACATTCAATATGGTTTTTTAGAAGCCATGCCTGCAAACGCCATGGTGTCGTGGGTTACCAGCACCACACGCCATCAACCCGTTTCGCTTGACTACCGTTTTGATGTTTCAATGAGCGGTGTCTTGGGCATTGGCAGCGACATCAGGAAAATGACGCCTGCTGATGTTGATATTGCACGAAAGAAGATTGCTCTTTACAAAGAGATTCGTCCGCTGGTGCAGCAGGGAATTTTGCATAAACTGGTTTCTCCTTTTGAATCTAATCGCTGTGCCCTGCAATACAATAGCGACGACAGTAAACAAGCCGTTCTATTCTGCTACAATATGGCCGAATACTTGAATGGCAGCCAACCATCAGACAGAGGTTCAAAAACGTTGAAGCTAGAAGGACTGAATCCAGCGAAAAAATACCGTTTGCAAAAAGCCGGTGACAGTACCGATAAAGGCACAGTTTATCCGGGAGATTTTTTAATGAACATCGGTTTGGCCTGGCCGGTGAAAAATGCTTACCAAAGCCTCATCTTTACGCTGAAACAAATTGATTAA
- a CDS encoding Gfo/Idh/MocA family oxidoreductase produces MLRIGVVGMSPGNAHPSSWSAIINGEFDGDKIAAMGYPAVADYLQANKPTLGLPGARVTHVWSQSRDTSEMIAATAEIANVAADAAEMIANVDAVLLCRDDPENHVAMAKPFVDAGLPLFIDKPLCSTKQDLDYFSSEIEKGKFIMSCSSMRYASELMAVKSSIKSFGKMELVTGVGKKDWLKYGIHMLEGIVSVLNDPKPVSVRNVGSAVKNSVQITYEGDLQMMLHLFNDLVPTMQLSFFGQESWRTVEIKNSYAMFRDNIIEFIRSVQEGKSRIDFAKTKQIINVMIAAEESLAAGGQAIML; encoded by the coding sequence ATGTTACGAATTGGCGTTGTGGGAATGAGTCCCGGAAATGCGCATCCTTCTTCCTGGTCGGCTATTATTAACGGAGAGTTTGACGGCGATAAGATCGCGGCCATGGGCTATCCAGCCGTTGCCGATTACCTGCAAGCCAACAAGCCAACCCTGGGATTGCCGGGTGCAAGAGTGACACACGTGTGGTCGCAAAGTCGTGATACCTCGGAAATGATTGCGGCCACTGCGGAAATTGCAAACGTTGCCGCGGATGCAGCCGAAATGATCGCGAACGTTGACGCGGTTTTGCTCTGCCGCGATGATCCCGAGAACCATGTGGCAATGGCGAAGCCATTTGTTGATGCAGGACTTCCGCTTTTTATTGACAAGCCACTATGCTCAACAAAACAAGACCTCGATTATTTTTCCAGCGAAATAGAGAAAGGAAAATTTATCATGTCCTGTTCGTCCATGCGCTATGCGTCGGAATTGATGGCGGTGAAGTCAAGTATAAAGTCATTTGGTAAAATGGAACTGGTAACCGGCGTAGGAAAAAAAGATTGGTTGAAGTACGGCATTCACATGCTGGAAGGAATCGTTTCGGTTTTAAATGATCCCAAACCGGTAAGCGTTCGAAACGTTGGCAGTGCAGTTAAAAACAGCGTACAAATAACGTATGAAGGCGATCTGCAAATGATGTTGCACCTTTTCAATGACCTTGTTCCCACCATGCAGCTTTCCTTCTTCGGACAGGAGAGCTGGCGCACAGTTGAAATCAAAAATTCTTACGCCATGTTTCGTGACAACATTATCGAATTCATACGTTCGGTGCAGGAAGGAAAATCAAGAATTGATTTTGCTAAAACAAAACAGATCATCAACGTAATGATTGCCGCGGAGGAAAGCTTGGCGGCAGGCGGGCAGGCAATCATGCTTTAA
- a CDS encoding SDR family oxidoreductase — MNVKELLNLKGKVILVTGGAGNYGKCIAEGLAEAGATVIIASRNKENIDVVANDFKKVGLDVHGMQVDQGNHESVLNLKAQIKEKFGKLDGFVNNAVSRPMKSYYAPIEQFAESMQVNATGMMDILREMADLIIQNGEGGSIINISSMMGMFGPDVSNYEGTDMNKDLPPDYFFHNAGLINLTRFLAQQFAGKNLRVNCISPGGLFNNQPERFLENYTKKVPLRRMANNDDIKGLVVLLSSKAGTYINGENILMDGGLNA, encoded by the coding sequence ATGAATGTAAAAGAATTGTTGAATCTCAAAGGCAAGGTTATTCTTGTTACCGGTGGCGCAGGTAATTACGGCAAATGCATTGCAGAGGGATTAGCAGAAGCCGGCGCAACGGTTATCATTGCTTCCAGAAACAAGGAAAACATTGATGTCGTTGCAAACGATTTTAAGAAAGTTGGTTTGGATGTGCACGGTATGCAGGTAGACCAGGGTAATCACGAATCGGTCTTAAACTTGAAAGCGCAGATTAAAGAAAAGTTTGGTAAACTGGATGGCTTTGTGAATAACGCCGTATCAAGGCCCATGAAAAGTTATTACGCACCGATTGAGCAATTTGCTGAATCGATGCAGGTAAATGCCACGGGCATGATGGACATTTTGCGAGAGATGGCTGACCTGATTATTCAAAATGGCGAAGGCGGCAGCATCATCAACATCAGTTCCATGATGGGCATGTTTGGTCCCGATGTATCGAATTACGAAGGCACCGACATGAACAAAGATTTGCCGCCGGATTATTTCTTTCACAACGCAGGCCTTATCAACCTCACACGCTTTCTTGCGCAGCAGTTTGCCGGAAAAAATTTGCGAGTGAATTGCATCAGCCCAGGTGGATTGTTCAACAATCAACCGGAACGCTTTCTGGAAAACTATACCAAAAAAGTTCCCTTGCGTCGCATGGCCAACAACGATGACATCAAAGGCTTGGTCGTGTTGCTTTCGTCAAAAGCCGGCACTTATATCAATGGGGAGAATATACTGATGGATGGCGGGCTGAATGCCTGA
- a CDS encoding Gfo/Idh/MocA family protein, translating to MDYQVRSNPFTRRRFLSLTGKAAAAFAIIPNVAFAGMLDEKKVRVAIVGGGFGSAFNFHEHPNCIVEAVSDLRQDRREKLMQVYKCSKSYESLEILLKDPKVEAVFIATPAPDHVRHTIATLNAGKHVLCAVPAAMTLEECHQLKNAVQRSGLTYMMAETTAYRQNTISVKKFYKEGAFGKIFSAAAEYNHPGLEDYFFDNQGKPTWRHGLPPMLYPTHCTSFLISVTGERLTHVSAMGWGDNNPKLQNNPYKNPFWNETAFFKTDRGTPFRVEVNWKGALRGAERGEWRGDKMSFFSALQEGGDHTIVRTADTLGHDDAGFKNKTNKVETYKQEFWWQTDMLPEPLRHNSGHGGSHTFITHEFIDALVKNRQPEVNIYEALAYTVPGIVAHQSALKNGEYMKIPNFDK from the coding sequence ATGGATTATCAAGTTCGTTCAAATCCTTTTACGCGTCGCCGGTTTCTCAGTTTAACGGGTAAAGCGGCAGCAGCTTTTGCTATTATTCCCAATGTGGCTTTTGCTGGAATGCTTGATGAAAAAAAAGTAAGAGTGGCAATTGTTGGCGGCGGATTCGGATCTGCTTTTAATTTTCACGAACACCCTAACTGTATTGTCGAGGCCGTAAGTGACTTGCGGCAGGATCGTAGGGAAAAATTGATGCAGGTATATAAATGTTCCAAGAGTTATGAGTCGCTGGAGATATTATTGAAAGATCCTAAAGTAGAAGCGGTGTTTATTGCTACACCGGCTCCGGATCATGTCCGTCATACCATCGCAACCCTGAATGCGGGAAAACATGTGCTGTGTGCCGTGCCGGCAGCCATGACATTGGAGGAATGCCATCAACTTAAAAATGCCGTGCAGCGCAGCGGGCTTACCTACATGATGGCGGAGACAACGGCGTACCGGCAAAATACAATCTCGGTTAAAAAGTTTTACAAGGAAGGTGCATTTGGAAAAATTTTCAGTGCAGCGGCCGAATACAATCATCCGGGACTTGAAGACTATTTTTTTGATAACCAGGGAAAGCCTACCTGGCGGCACGGGCTTCCCCCCATGCTCTATCCCACCCATTGCACTTCGTTTTTGATTTCGGTAACAGGAGAACGGCTGACGCATGTAAGCGCTATGGGCTGGGGTGATAACAATCCGAAGTTGCAAAATAACCCGTACAAAAATCCTTTTTGGAATGAAACTGCTTTTTTTAAAACAGACCGGGGCACACCGTTCCGGGTAGAAGTAAACTGGAAGGGTGCTTTGCGTGGCGCCGAACGAGGCGAATGGCGCGGCGATAAAATGAGTTTCTTTTCGGCCTTGCAGGAAGGAGGCGACCATACGATCGTGCGAACGGCCGATACCTTAGGGCACGACGATGCCGGTTTTAAAAATAAAACCAACAAGGTTGAGACGTACAAGCAGGAATTCTGGTGGCAGACGGATATGCTGCCGGAACCGCTACGGCACAACAGCGGCCATGGCGGTTCGCATACCTTCATTACGCATGAATTCATCGACGCACTGGTTAAAAACCGCCAGCCTGAAGTGAACATCTATGAAGCGCTTGCGTATACAGTCCCGGGCATTGTTGCCCACCAATCAGCACTTAAGAACGGAGAGTACATGAAGATTCCAAATTTTGATAAGTAG